In one Vibrio sp. VB16 genomic region, the following are encoded:
- a CDS encoding transposase, whose amino-acid sequence MTTARNQQICIEATPYYHCVSRCVRRSYLCGYDKFSNTNYEHRRGWIEARIKTLSAIYCIDICAYAVMSNHYHLVVYINKGKLDLLTDSEVIERWALLHLKPVIIQRFLASQLKSKAELKVAFDIIEQWRERLYSLSWFMRELNFEIALKANKEDNCKGHFWESRYKSQALLDEKALLSAMAYTDLNPVRAGIAKTPESSEYTSFKDRVTALNNQQSTAPNLLPFIGNPANEMLCGIPFRLIDYIELVDWTGKTLRDGKANLKSQLPPILERLNLTQKDWLAVCTQLERKRALLVGCKKSFYSALPQFKRSRIRGYQLN is encoded by the coding sequence ATGACCACCGCTCGAAATCAACAAATTTGTATCGAAGCAACACCTTATTATCACTGCGTATCTCGGTGCGTTCGTCGCTCATATTTATGTGGATATGATAAGTTTTCGAATACAAACTATGAGCATAGAAGAGGGTGGATAGAAGCTCGTATCAAAACACTTAGTGCTATTTACTGTATTGATATCTGCGCCTATGCGGTGATGAGCAACCATTATCATTTAGTTGTTTATATTAATAAGGGTAAGTTGGATTTACTGACTGATTCGGAAGTTATCGAACGTTGGGCTCTATTACACTTAAAACCTGTCATCATACAGCGATTCTTAGCCAGTCAATTAAAGAGTAAAGCTGAACTCAAGGTCGCTTTCGATATTATCGAACAATGGCGAGAACGCTTGTACAGCTTGAGTTGGTTTATGCGTGAGTTGAATTTTGAGATAGCGTTAAAGGCGAATAAAGAGGACAACTGCAAAGGGCATTTTTGGGAAAGCCGTTACAAAAGCCAGGCCTTATTGGACGAAAAAGCGTTACTTTCGGCTATGGCGTATACCGACCTTAATCCAGTACGCGCTGGGATAGCGAAGACACCAGAATCGTCAGAGTATACCTCATTCAAAGACCGTGTAACTGCGCTCAATAACCAGCAATCAACCGCACCTAATTTGTTACCTTTTATTGGGAACCCAGCCAACGAGATGCTCTGTGGCATACCGTTTAGATTGATAGACTATATAGAATTGGTAGACTGGACAGGAAAAACATTGAGAGATGGTAAAGCTAACCTAAAGAGCCAATTGCCACCCATCTTAGAGCGGCTTAATCTGACCCAGAAGGATTGGTTAGCAGTTTGCACTCAACTGGAAAGAAAACGCGCTTTGTTAGTTGGTTGCAAAAAGAGTTTCTACAGCGCTTTACCTCAATTTAAACGAAGTCGGATACGAGGATATCAATTAAACTGA
- a CDS encoding methyl-accepting chemotaxis protein translates to MMIRLFKKAPQPDQVLVEKERIHQLEAIEIKYQQLLKNNPLPHAEQIVGNARNVNKAASNRMDSITESSELIGHFISQSSGIETLSNASFESASITADTATLSIDKMHELLNQIQDSKLQICEFTKLLNSLEENNQNIDQLVGSIKGIASQTNLLALNAAIEAARAGEHGRGFAVVADEVRTLATTATHSADSISHEMKSIMDTSAQIMGKQKEVSDVINFSAEIADKTVEDMEGLVAKSRESQSSVEEVIQSVRRQLQDSHTIQSNMEQLVEDTRIATSLSGSNFELATLITKKLAVLR, encoded by the coding sequence ATTATGATTCGTTTATTTAAGAAAGCCCCTCAACCGGATCAGGTGTTGGTAGAAAAAGAACGCATCCATCAGCTTGAAGCAATTGAAATAAAATATCAGCAGTTACTCAAAAACAACCCCCTACCGCACGCTGAGCAGATAGTTGGCAATGCGCGTAATGTAAATAAAGCCGCCTCAAATCGAATGGATTCCATTACCGAGAGTTCTGAGCTTATAGGACACTTTATTAGTCAGTCGAGTGGTATTGAAACTCTCTCAAATGCCTCTTTTGAATCTGCAAGTATTACCGCAGATACCGCTACTCTTTCCATCGATAAGATGCACGAGCTGCTTAATCAAATTCAGGATTCAAAACTTCAGATATGTGAGTTCACTAAGCTGCTTAATTCACTGGAAGAGAACAACCAAAATATTGACCAATTGGTGGGTTCTATCAAGGGCATTGCATCCCAAACAAACCTGTTAGCACTTAATGCTGCTATTGAAGCGGCCAGAGCTGGTGAACACGGACGCGGTTTTGCCGTAGTAGCCGATGAAGTGAGAACCCTAGCGACAACAGCGACGCATTCTGCTGACAGTATTAGCCATGAAATGAAAAGTATTATGGATACCTCTGCACAGATCATGGGTAAACAGAAAGAAGTTTCTGATGTGATTAATTTCAGCGCAGAAATTGCTGATAAAACAGTAGAGGATATGGAAGGTTTAGTGGCGAAATCACGCGAAAGCCAGTCGTCTGTTGAAGAGGTGATTCAAAGTGTTCGTCGGCAGTTACAAGATTCACATACCATACAAAGTAATATGGAACAGCTGGTTGAAGATACACGAATAGCCACTTCACTTTCTGGTTCAAACTTCGAACTTGCTACGTTGATTACGAAAAAACTGGCCGTATTGAGGTAG
- the nrtS gene encoding nitrate/nitrite transporter NrtS, with protein sequence MSTNMSEKVTIRDVLNTAKQPSILKRSTKVAMIVGTILMFINHGDAIFAGELESARLGKIIITYFVPFLVSTQASVTATLHAMKQPSATLPSNKEIL encoded by the coding sequence ATGAGTACAAACATGAGTGAAAAAGTCACGATTAGAGATGTCCTGAACACAGCCAAGCAGCCGTCTATTCTGAAACGCTCTACTAAAGTTGCTATGATTGTCGGAACCATACTGATGTTTATCAACCACGGCGATGCCATTTTCGCTGGCGAGCTAGAGTCCGCCCGTTTGGGAAAAATAATTATCACCTACTTTGTTCCTTTTCTTGTATCCACTCAGGCCAGTGTGACCGCAACTCTCCATGCAATGAAGCAGCCATCAGCAACACTGCCATCAAATAAAGAGATATTATGA
- a CDS encoding AraC family transcriptional regulator, protein MEAFSSLIQQLKLDVEVYHNAQVCGNWLINKQESRKTSFHMVTKGQCRLEVPNHLTTELAPGDLVIFPRLLPHSLRPISPEGGEQQHLPYNAKPSSPATGLLCANVEFQHFGSHFVLDALPRVFIVKASHNSLWSDSLMAMIMQEGMEWSMGSEAVMSRLSELLFIYALRQYLEENPEKVGILALYTHPRLAKALAAIHEKPDTDWSLEGLAKQVAMSRTKLAQNFKQISGWTVMEYITWWRMQLAWSQLDRGASVALVAEVVGYRSEAAFSRAFKKRFGITPGKVRSKLSV, encoded by the coding sequence ATGGAAGCATTTTCGAGTTTGATACAGCAGCTTAAGCTGGATGTTGAGGTATACCATAATGCTCAAGTGTGCGGGAACTGGCTTATTAATAAGCAGGAATCCCGTAAAACCAGCTTTCATATGGTAACGAAAGGCCAGTGTCGGCTAGAGGTACCAAATCACCTTACAACGGAGCTTGCTCCCGGCGATTTGGTTATCTTTCCCCGCTTATTGCCGCATTCGTTACGCCCCATTAGCCCCGAAGGCGGCGAGCAACAGCATCTGCCATACAATGCAAAACCAAGCAGCCCCGCAACGGGTTTGTTATGTGCCAATGTCGAGTTCCAGCATTTTGGTAGCCACTTTGTGTTAGATGCTTTGCCTAGAGTATTTATAGTAAAGGCGAGCCATAACAGCCTGTGGAGCGATTCGTTAATGGCTATGATAATGCAAGAGGGTATGGAGTGGAGCATGGGCTCAGAGGCTGTAATGAGCCGCCTATCTGAGCTGTTGTTTATTTATGCTTTACGTCAGTACTTAGAGGAAAATCCAGAGAAGGTTGGTATTTTGGCACTTTATACTCACCCGCGGCTCGCTAAAGCGTTGGCTGCTATTCATGAAAAACCAGACACAGACTGGTCACTGGAAGGGCTGGCAAAGCAGGTGGCTATGTCACGAACTAAGTTGGCACAAAACTTCAAGCAGATCAGTGGCTGGACGGTAATGGAATATATAACGTGGTGGCGGATGCAACTGGCATGGAGCCAGCTAGACAGAGGCGCCAGCGTTGCTCTGGTGGCTGAAGTGGTTGGTTATCGATCTGAAGCTGCTTTCAGCCGAGCTTTTAAGAAGCGCTTTGGTATTACACCGGGTAAGGTTCGGAGTAAGCTCTCTGTGTAA
- a CDS encoding type II toxin-antitoxin system HipA family toxin, giving the protein MQKLIAYMNGELVGALEKRKNGAHTFQYDKSWVNNVKTRPLSLSLKLQLPPITSDAVINYFDNLLPDSPQVRDRIVSRYKTSSKQPFDLLKEVGKDSVGAITLLPPELPYKKEPLNYEVLDDKKLEAVLSGYKSDIPLGMLEEEEDFRISVAGAQEKTALLFVDGQWCIPKGNTPTTHIIKLPIGEIQQANATLDLKDSVENEYLCIELARALGFIVPNVSIIETDSLKALAVERFDRRWTKDKSGLIRLPQEDICQVFGMPSSIKYESQGGPSIAQIMALLMGSSNALEDRYNFMRFQVFQWIIGATDGHAKNFSIYIDKGGSYSLTPFYDILSAYPLLGGKGLNIRKLKLAMGLKATKGKKYEVNKILPRHFLDTAKAVNFNQDKMQKIMDEMKDALPKAILQVKANLPKDFPEHISDSIFENAKKIIKKI; this is encoded by the coding sequence ATGCAAAAGCTAATAGCATACATGAATGGTGAACTTGTTGGTGCTTTGGAGAAACGTAAGAATGGAGCCCATACTTTTCAATATGATAAGAGCTGGGTAAATAACGTTAAGACTCGCCCATTATCATTATCTTTAAAGCTTCAATTGCCCCCAATAACTTCAGATGCCGTTATAAACTATTTTGATAACCTCTTGCCAGATAGCCCACAGGTCAGAGATAGGATCGTTTCTAGGTACAAAACTTCATCCAAACAACCCTTCGACCTCCTTAAAGAAGTTGGTAAGGATAGCGTAGGTGCAATTACATTGCTTCCACCCGAGCTTCCCTACAAAAAAGAACCACTCAACTATGAAGTATTGGATGATAAGAAGCTAGAAGCCGTGCTCTCTGGATATAAGTCAGATATTCCACTCGGGATGCTTGAAGAAGAAGAAGACTTTAGAATATCGGTAGCAGGTGCTCAAGAGAAAACTGCGCTCCTGTTCGTAGACGGACAATGGTGTATACCGAAAGGAAACACGCCAACAACCCATATTATCAAACTGCCAATTGGTGAGATACAACAGGCCAATGCAACACTGGATCTCAAAGACAGTGTAGAGAACGAATACCTTTGCATTGAGCTAGCCAGAGCTCTGGGGTTTATAGTTCCCAACGTTAGTATAATCGAAACAGATAGCCTTAAAGCTCTAGCAGTAGAACGATTTGACCGACGCTGGACGAAAGACAAGTCAGGTTTGATTCGCCTTCCTCAAGAAGATATTTGCCAGGTGTTTGGCATGCCATCATCAATCAAATACGAATCTCAGGGTGGCCCTAGCATCGCCCAGATCATGGCGTTACTAATGGGCTCAAGCAATGCCCTAGAAGATCGGTATAACTTCATGAGATTCCAAGTGTTTCAATGGATTATAGGCGCTACAGACGGACACGCTAAAAACTTCTCTATCTACATTGATAAAGGTGGTAGCTATAGCCTAACTCCGTTCTACGATATTTTATCAGCTTACCCACTCTTAGGGGGCAAAGGGCTCAATATTAGAAAGTTAAAACTAGCTATGGGACTAAAAGCGACGAAAGGCAAAAAGTATGAGGTGAATAAAATCTTACCTCGTCACTTTTTAGATACGGCGAAAGCTGTAAACTTTAATCAAGACAAGATGCAAAAGATAATGGATGAAATGAAAGATGCGCTACCTAAAGCGATCTTACAAGTAAAAGCTAATCTACCAAAGGATTTTCCTGAACACATCTCAGACTCAATTTTTGAGAATGCTAAGAAAATAATTAAGAAAATTTAG
- the hipB gene encoding type II toxin-antitoxin system antitoxin HipB, protein MIYSPKQLADMMLLIRQKNGWTQSELAKKVGIKQATISNFENNPNKTTLSTFFKLIQAMDLTLSIQEKTLVASLDENDESW, encoded by the coding sequence ATGATATATAGTCCAAAACAGCTAGCAGACATGATGCTCCTGATACGCCAAAAGAACGGCTGGACTCAATCAGAGCTGGCGAAAAAGGTTGGTATAAAGCAAGCAACCATCTCAAACTTTGAGAACAACCCCAACAAAACAACACTTTCGACCTTCTTTAAGCTTATTCAAGCAATGGATCTGACACTTAGCATTCAAGAAAAAACTCTGGTGGCTTCGCTAGATGAAAATGATGAGAGTTGGTAA
- a CDS encoding recombinase family protein, whose amino-acid sequence MAELAYIRVSSVEQNTDRQLADCKIGFDKVFEDKASGGSTDRPELARLIEYAREGDIVHVHSIDRLARSLDDLRKLVTDWNSGGVTVRFHKEGLNFTSGESTPIAELMLNMLGAVAQFERSIIRERQAEGIAKAVSNGKYKGRTPNSIRNSKILELREAGLSIRKIATEVECNPSTVQRVLK is encoded by the coding sequence ATGGCCGAACTAGCGTACATCAGAGTAAGCAGCGTTGAGCAAAACACAGACCGACAATTAGCCGATTGCAAAATAGGTTTTGATAAGGTCTTTGAAGACAAAGCAAGTGGAGGTAGCACAGATCGTCCTGAGCTTGCCAGATTGATCGAGTACGCACGAGAAGGCGATATTGTTCATGTTCATTCTATCGACCGTCTAGCACGCTCTCTGGACGATTTGAGAAAGCTTGTTACGGATTGGAACAGTGGCGGTGTTACCGTGCGCTTCCACAAAGAGGGACTAAACTTCACCTCAGGAGAAAGCACTCCCATAGCTGAGCTGATGCTGAACATGCTTGGTGCTGTAGCTCAATTCGAACGCTCTATTATTCGAGAACGACAAGCCGAAGGGATTGCAAAGGCTGTATCGAATGGAAAATACAAAGGACGGACACCAAATAGCATTCGAAACAGTAAGATCCTAGAACTTAGAGAAGCAGGTCTTTCCATACGAAAAATAGCCACAGAAGTAGAATGTAATCCATCAACTGTTCAGCGTGTTCTCAAATAG